One segment of Lachancea thermotolerans CBS 6340 chromosome E complete sequence DNA contains the following:
- the GPI2 gene encoding phosphatidylinositol N-acetylglucosaminyltransferase (similar to uniprot|P46961 Saccharomyces cerevisiae YPL076W GPI2 Protein involved in the synthesis of N-acetylglucosaminyl phosphatidylinositol (GlcNAc-PI) the first intermediate in the synthesis of glycosylphosphatidylinositol (GPI) anchors homologous to the human PIG-C protein) has product MTKPWQRLLWLKQDYPDNYTDPDFLNEVAKLQEALSEPQKTSSYAQVVIDFSLFYHRILNTGLTYVAFTLLHFYHFNPIYFTIGLTSFAFLIAIIYHYTTVQIKSSLIIIFTMLILSPVLKSLSKTTSSDSIWTISCWLTAFYVLSIFLHTDSITSTNILVANVAVLASRLESTTDVFCFLLICIEINILLPYVEQSLLARNYNLTYAITFCLDNLVAYYFVAKCLGWYYVFIFGMSAITFVLVLPRYFIYWQRNYYKSDPYLCRWDAKKPVLD; this is encoded by the coding sequence ATGACAAAGCCATGGCAAAGACTTCTCTGGCTCAAACAGGACTATCCTGATAACTATACAGACCCCGACTTTCTAAATGAGGTTGccaaacttcaagaagcgcTGTCAGAGCCCCAGAAAACTTCCAGCTACGCTCAGGTTGTTATTGATTTCTCACTATTCTACCATCGTATCTTAAACACCGGACTCACGTATGTGGCCTTCACGCTTTTGCACTTCTACCATTTCAACCCAATCTATTTTACTATTGGTCTCACATCTTTTGCATTCCTCATCGCAATTATCTACCACTATACCACAGTGCAGATCAAGTCCTCCTTAATAATCATTTTCACCATGTTGATACTATCAccagttttgaagtccctttcaaaaactacatCTTCAGATTCGATATGGACGATATCATGTTGGCTCACAGCATTCTATGTCCTGTCAATATTTTTGCATACCGACTCAATCACTTCTACTAACATTCTGGTCGCTAACGTCGCAGTTTTAGCATCAAGACTTGAGTCGACAACAGACGTTTTTTGCTTTTTGCTAATTTGCATAGAGATCAACATTCTACTGCCCTATGTTGAACAATCGTTGCTAGCACGCAACTATAACTTGACCTATGCGATAACATTCTGTCTCGACAATCTTGTAGCATATTATTTTGTTGCAAAATGTCTAGGATGGTACTatgtcttcatcttcggAATGAGTGCCATTACATTTGTGCTAGTTTTGCCACGCTACTTCATTTACTGGCAAAGGAACTACTACAAAAGCGATCCCTACTTATGTAGATGGGATGCAAAGAAACCCGTCCTCGATTAA
- a CDS encoding DUF5315 domain-containing protein (some similarities with uniprot|Q02831 Saccharomyces cerevisiae YPL077C Hypothetical ORF), with the protein MHSSASSHLSSSSAHEKTKSAHTEPEDSSIPPIRTLPRQTHQIEAHPNVDYQDKLWTQIDVLDDVRRMAREQDTYEGFPPAFESQLQKLRGAHVTLLQAMRNRRDKQDADHENEDENEVEHKLVDDVMNCLQELRE; encoded by the coding sequence ATGCATTCAAGCGCAAGTTCTCACTtgtcaagctcatcagCTCATGAGAAGACAAAGTCTGCCCACACTGAGCCAGAGGATTCGTCAATACCGCCTATACGGACGTTGCCGCGGCAAACACATCAGATTGAAGCACACCCCAATGTTGACTATCAAGACAAGTTATGGACTCAAATCGATGTTCTAGATGATGTGCGGCGTATGGCACGGGAGCAAGACACTTATGAGGGCTTCCCGCCGGCTTTCGAGTCCcagctgcagaagcttCGCGGCGCTCATGTTACATTATTGCAGGCGATGAGGAACAGGCGCGATAAACAGGACGCAGACCACGAaaacgaagacgaaaacGAAGTTGAGCATAAGCTCGTGGATGATGTAATGAACTGCCTACAGGAGCTTCGAGAATAA